Proteins found in one Ischnura elegans chromosome 11, ioIscEleg1.1, whole genome shotgun sequence genomic segment:
- the LOC124167971 gene encoding anther-specific proline-rich protein APG-like, whose translation MKLLPSTLSFLALIALSFCDEAVKEDGNKDAKKQDKRGLFDLGYGGGHGFGGGLYGGGLGGGLGGGYDGGHVKTVTLTKEVPYYVPKPYPVTVERKVPYPVPHPVPYPVDKPYPVHVPRPYPVPVDKPYPVTVEKPVPYPVHVPIKVPVAQPYPVTVHKPYPVAVPKPVAVPVPHPVTIHKPVPIFVHGGDHGGYGGAGSYGFGGHQGFGGHQGFEGHH comes from the exons ATGAAGCTACTG cCGTCCACTCTTTCTTTCCTGGCGCTGATTGCCCTCTCCTTCTGCGACGAAGCCGTCAAAGAGGACGGCAACAAGGATGCCAAGAAGCAAGACAAGAGGGGTCTCTTCGACCTTGGGTACGGAGGAGGTCATGGCTTCGGAGGCGGCCTGTACGGAGGCGGACTCGGGGGCGGACTCGGGGGCGGATACGACGGAGGACACGTGAAGACCGTAACCCTGACCAAGGAGGTTCCCTATTACGTCCCCAAACCCTACCCAGTCACCGTGGAGAGGAAGGTCCCATACCCCGTACCACACCCAGTCCCATACCCCGTGGACAAACCCTACCCCGTCCACGTTCCCAGGCCTTACCCAGTCCCCGTCGACAAGCCATACCCTGTCACGGTCGAGAAGCCAGTCCCTTACCCAGTCCACGTGCCCATCAAAGTTCCGGTGGCTCAACCATACCCAGTGACCGTTCACAAGCCTTATCCAGTGGCGGTGCCAAAGCCTGTTGCGGTACCAGTGCCTCACCCTGTGACCATCCACAAGCCAGTGCCGATCTTCGTCCACGGAGGAGATCACGGAGGATATGGAGGAGCCGGATCTTACGGTTTTGGAGGACACCAAGGATTTGGAGGACACCAAGGATTCGAAGGTCACCACTAA